The DNA sequence TGAAGGCTGTGCCGAGGcatcgtcctcgtcctcgtccctTCTCGCATTGTGCTTTCCTGATGGGGGATAAATGAACACAGGAATCGAATAAGactcttctttgtgtgtgtgtgtgtgtgtgtgttattgctcAGGACCCCCATAGGAGCCCGCGTGAGGTTGTTCCCAGATCACCGTAAACATCTGATGTTAGTGACACATTTCACCATCATTCGAGGGGCATGgctcacctgtacactgtttgCACATTGTTACAACATGTGTAATCCTTTggcatatgtgtgtatgtttacacCGACACAGCCTGGACCTTTCTGGCTCACAGTATTTCTCACACCAGAATTGCTACTCTGGGTGCAACGCTGTGCTTTGCCACCATCCTCTGGTTGAATGATTGTTAGGGTTGAGCTCGGAGAGACCGAGTTCGCCTGTGAAGTCCTCGATAGTCGCGTGTTTTGTCCCTGGCTAGAGACACAACATGATTCCAAGTAGTGTATCCAAGgtcatatagatagatagatagatagatagatagcttTGATTGGTGTGTGTCGGTtaatatttgtgtctgtgtgtgtgtgcaggaaggCAGCCTTGATGTGGGCAGTATGAGTAAGACGCCCCCTAACAGAAGAGGGATTACATTTGAGGTGGGAGCTCAGCTCGAGGCCAGAGACAGCCTCAAAAACTGGTGAGTCATGGCCTTGCtcatttctctccatccatgTTACTGTTTCGCTTCTGTCCCCCTCTCACTTTGAACTCCCATGCTTTCCTTTCTGGGCCCTGGGTTGGCTATCCACTGTGTTATCAAACACTGAATGGTTAAGAAAAGAGTGCAGGAAGTCTCCCAGACCTTTTCATTGCACCACTGCTAATAAACAACTGCTGGTAGTGGGTGTGTGCGCTCAAGTAGCCAGCATACCAGCCTTCAACCTGGATTGACGATAATGGACTGAAACATACACCTGGGACTCTAagatcttatttatttatttttctattcaaaatGACAGGTGACATCAGCCTCAAGCCTTGTGTGGAGTAGTATAACTAATTATTACTACTGAATTTTAACTGCCCCCCGCCATTAAAAGggtaaaaacatttgttttacaaatttgTCTACAGTATCAATTATTCATTTCCATTAATCATTACATTATCTCACTCCCTTTTTAAGGACATGCCTATTGTGATTTTACACATGCGCTGCAACCCTGAACTCATCTAGCCATTACCTGGAGGAGCTGTATATGAGAATGTTAGTGTCCAAATCAGTTGGACTGGACATCAAACAGACTCAGCCCTGCCAGCTCCCCAGTACAAAGTGCCTCTAATGTCCGATTGTGTACATGTGGCTGTGAATAGAACCGGTCAGTGTCGGCAGAATTTACCACGAGCGTATCGATGATGTTTCTATCCTGCCTCATGCGCGCTTCTACCCAGCCGTCACCCCTCGCATGAACCAAAGGCAGTGTAGTTCCAGTCGGTGAAAATGCGTTTGCCACTTTCctgttgtaaaatataaatgtaaaataacagcaaaataaaaaggaacgtCTCCCAAGCACCACTCGGATCCACAACAAGCCCACGTTGCGTGCTGCACCTGTGTCTGGGAGACTGTTGCTAACTGTGCTGGACAGTATTTCCTGGGATTACCACgttttgaatgaattaaaattcATGTTTCACCATGTCAAACATGATTCATTTAAGTGTACATCATGTGTCGGTGCAAGTTTGCAGAAAGTTGTGACAAATCAGTGACGTCCGGCCTCCTTTTGAACAAACTTACAGCTCCTATGTTCACTCGCTGATGCTGACTGGCTATCGCTGTTAGCTGCTAGCTGTTGTTACACCAGGAACTTGGAAGTACCCTTCTCTCACCTCCTGTCTCAGTCCAAATTGAACATtattgaatgttttcttttgtgccgTAGGTATGCTGCCAACATAGAGAAGATTGATTACGAAGATGAAAAAGTGCTAATCCATTACCGCCAGTGGAGCCACCGTTACGACGAGTGGTTTGACTGGACAAGTCCCTACCTGAGACCCGTGGAGAGGGTTCAGCTGAGGCGGCAGGGCCTGAACGACGACGCTCCTATACCTGTAAGCTAAGAACATTGTACGTTTGTTTTTGACCTGTGTTGCATAGACAAGCTATCCCACCTCTGGGTACTTGTGTACTTCTAGTCTTTGTTACATAGTCAGTTTATACATCATGGAAAATcatctgtaaaaaacaaaacaaaggctgAAACGTATTGCTGGGGTTTTATTTGCATAAGCTACATTTGTATCTTCTACTCTTACTTGAAAGTAAAATTTGAgcactgtcatttaaaaatagatataaTAACTGTGGGGGGTTTGTATTGAACAGCTCCACCTCTCCTGATATTTTGATAACATCCCTCCATATGTCCAACATGTCTGTCCACCTCCAGGGCTTCCATGTGAATGACAAGGTCTTGGCCAGCTGGTCTGACTGCCGTTTCTACCCCGCTAAGGTCATTTCAGTCAATAAAGATGGTGAGTGGTAATAACTTAAGATGTAAATGTTTAGAtttagaacatttttttgtaaaatgttaaatgtatgaTTTCATTTTACTGATAATAATGTTACTGAGCAGACCTTTTGGAAGATGTGAAAGATATTGTCCTCATTATAAAAGAGCATTATTATTGAGCATAGTCTAAAATTTTCAACTGACTTTCAAAAAGGATATTGTGGTTTTTAATGGCCGTCAAATAtagcaaaatgtttttctctttcactaGAGACGGAGAGATCTGTCTAATGCACAATTATAAAGGTCTATAAAGGGGAATTATCTCAGCGTCTAGCTTTCATTTCACAAGTTGCTGGGGCATATGTCAAACATGGTTTACATGAGTTTGTTCCCCCGTATCCCTCTTAGCATCCTACACTGTGAAGTTCTACGATGGTGTCATCCAGACAGTGAAGGGAATACATGTGAAGCCGTTTATTAAGGAGGTAAATGTAAATATCCAAAATCAATCTTGTATACATATGTGTCATTTGTCACCTGTCGATCATATCATGAGCACAATTTCCAACACTTGTTTCCTGAaacttcctctctgtcctgctgACAAATAGAGAGGCAGTGCTAGTGGCGGCAAGTCGCGGTCCTCTGAAAGGAACATGGTTAGGAGGGCCCCGAACCGCAGAGAAAGGAGGCCCCAGGAGAACGGAGGGCCCAAAAACAAACGAGCCAGACGAAGCACCTCcgaccaggaggaggacagcaacagtgaggatgaggagcacGAAGGGGGGATGGTAAATGAGAAGAACAAGAAGGCGAACATCGAGGTAGAAGCTGCCCCCACTatcaaacaggaagaggaaatatCAGAGCAAGGAGATCAGAGCAAGTGCAGGGATGCGGAAAAGGGGACAGGACTCACGAATGGAGTGAAGGGGGAGGAAGATGCTGAAGACAGGTGTCATGTAAAtggagaggtgaaggaggagccGCTGGAAACGGAACAGAGAGGAACAAAGCCATATACAGAGTCACCCAAGCCATACACTGAGTTACCCACTCAGACGTCAGCAAAGACGGAGCGTACGTCCGTCACTATGACAACCACAGAATCGAATGGGGAGGTGGAGACGAAACCAATCATTAAATCAGAAGGCTCTCAGCCCACAGTGGAGGTGCCGCCTCCCCAGCCTGCGAAACGTAAGTGTAAGCTTCAAATTTTCAGTAAACGTCACACAGGACATGGGTATATTTAAATGGTGTTTTCTCAATCCTAGCTGTAAGGAAGCAAGGCTTCCACAACCCCAACAGATTCAGCAGAGAACCACGTGAGTACATCCCAACACTTAATGAACAAACAGTCATCTTTCTGGACTCTTTGAAACTCTTCCTTGACAAGCTccacttttgttgttttccgtCAGTGTACCGAGTTATCAAAAACCAGCCTCCACCCGTCCTGTCCATCAACCTCGACCACAACCCGTTTAAGTGCAGCGCTCCTGGCTGCACAAAATCATTCCGTAAGGCTAAGCTGCTACACTACCATATGAAATATTACCACGGCGAGGAACAgcctctggaggaggagcgcaGCCCCACCAGGAGCGTCCAGACCAGGGCCTCCGAGAAACAGACTACTGCCACCGGTTTGGACGGCCCGAAGAGAAGACGCACCATCTCGGCCTCTATGAGTGAGTTCCTTTCCAGTTGCACCTTGGGACAGtggaagaggtttttttttaaaactagaCCCGTTGCTACTTCTGCATTGCGCAAACAAAAAGCATAGTATATAAACAAATGCTACCATTCAGTTCACAAACGCACAGTGCGCATGTACAGAGCAGGGCCGGTGTTAAGCCAAAGTCTCCCTGCTGCTGAGAATTGTAGCTTGTCGTGTGAACAGAGACAGTAAAAGTAGTATTTACAGAGCTTATGCTGAATTTCTGCTGAGGACACTCAAAACTTAAATGGATGCTTTAACGGGACACCGACGCAGGACAAAttttctcctggtgctgccgACGGATCTGACTGTGACGGACGATCAATTTTTTTGTTCACGGAGCTCTACAGTGAAGCAGTTGCAGAAGACACCTTTTTATgttgtgcaaaagaaaattttGTATCAAACTGTGGCGAGGCATACTATACATAGTAGCCCATATACAACGCATGTGTAGGGCATGCATTGCCTGTCaaatggtttttaattttttttaatactgttgTGATAGTGGATTCAATAGACTTCTCCATATCaacagcagccatcttggttgttaaaaaaaagagaaaatttcACAGGCTTTCCTCTGTCAGTCATTTTATTAACGATTAACGTATGAGATGGTTGTTATTGGCCCGACCTGTCTCGGTTCAAAATCATGAGCTTGCTGACTGGTCTTTTTTCCAGGCTACTGTCACTGCAACAATCAAATCAGAAATGCTGAATCATGACACAATGAAATCACTAATCATATGCTTTTACAACGAGGCTAAATTGCAATTATACTGCACCTTTGCCTCTAccttgtctttatttttaatctaaTATAATTTGTCAGACTCTGTTGGAGGTGCGGCGGCTCCCCGTGGTGAGGTAAAGACAGCAGGCAGACGCACATCGGCCCCTCCAACAGTCAACAGCCCGGGCCATCAGCACCGGGCCCTGCTGAGGGAGAAGAGCAAGGAGAACCAGCTGGACAGGAACGGATGCCAGCAGCAGGACAAGGATTTGGACAAGAGTGGCTTTGATATTGGTCAGTGTGAaagtgttgtttctttgttgagAAAACGACTGCATTGTGTGTTTCAAAGAGTTCTACCTGTTCACCGTTAGTTCCCTTCTTACAGTACAATTTTGCTTGTAGAATGGTTACCTGTACTGTTAGCTTTGTTCACAAGGGACTGAACTTGTGCCCCCTGATGGTCTCCAGGGTCCGTAAAGGACAAGCTGAAAGAGAAACCCAAGCAGAAGGACTTCCTCCGCATcaaattaaagaagaagaagaagaaaaagaaggccAAGTCAGGTAAGAAGGGCTCCCTGGCTATCAGGCACCCTCAAACCTCTGCTGCGCTGCATGTGCACTCACCGTGACATTGTTGAAATGGCAAGCCTGCATTGCATGatttactctgttcactcctctTGGTGTGGTGGCTGAGCCTCTGTGTGGGAGAAGTGTTACATCTGTGGCTGCTCTCCGTCACATCCATTGTGCCAAACAAAAAGCTCAGACTCATTTCTTTTACCGCTGTTAGTGTAACTCTGACTCTTTCATATGACAGTACTAGTGATGTAAAGTCagatatatctatctatatatatatatatcaacctatatatatatatagatagatatatatctagTGACACTGATAGTGACTAATccaaacacaaattaaacactTGTTTGCTCTTATTTCTAGATGACATTCACACCAGTGTATTTGGCATGGACACATCTATCTCACACTGATTGGTCATTCCACACAGTTCAAAGGCCTGAAACAAGGGCCACATGGATTTTGATCAAATTGACATTCCCCGATTGTTATTGGGTCTTATCGTGTgtcctttattgttttgttgtgccaCTCTTTGTCACCTCCTGATGGCCGTTTGTTTAGCATTtttaaagttgacatttttgttcTACGTCtgcttccccccctccccttccctgtATTAACAGACTACACAGGTAGTGAGGAGAATATTGACATCTCAGTATTGGGTCTTCAGTCCAAATTGAATTTTCCACTCAAAAACCCCCCCTCACACAATCACAAGCCCGAGGCCTACCCCAGCAGGCCTGGATACAGCTACACAGAACAGATACATGTGGATGGTgggtatctctgtgtgtgtgtgtgtgtgtgtgtgtgtgtgtgtgtgtgtgtgtgtgtgtgtgtgtgtgtgtgtgtgtgtgtgtgtgtgtgtgtgtgtgtgtgtgtgtgtgtgtgtgtgtgtgtgtgtgtgtgtgtgtgtgtgtgtgtgtgtgtgtgtgtgtgtgtgtgtgtacacacatggCCTCCTCTCCCTTCCATTCCTCTATTTCCTTTGGATTCAATCCATCATGCAGGTTTTTCATTTGGATCTGCATCACACCTATTTGCCTGTGTCCAAACGTTGTTGACAATAAAACGTCATGACCTGCAGAATGAAACTGCCACCCTCACAGATGagaccacttttttttatttgttacgCCTGGTTGATTGAATCCAAAGCTGTTCTTTGCTGCTATGGCTTGCTTCATCATGTAATCCACACATATTCATTGAAAACTCTGTGCAACAACATTTGAAGAAAGTATATTCATTGAACTACAATTTGAATTAAAACTTACTTGAATCGTCCACGGATCAGTTGTCAAGTTGTGTCATTACCATGTGTTTGTCCCGGTTACCGTAGATGAGGATAGCATCAGTGACTGGTCCACTGACAGCTGCGGCTGGAGTGACGATGACTTTGGGCTGGATTTAGACGTCACCACTCCTCCTCTGAGCGTGGACTCGGGTGCTGTGGACACCAGTGACCAGGAGATCGTGCGATGTATCtgtgaggtggaagaggagaatgaCTTCATGATCCAGGTGAGCTAATTGTTTGCTTCTGCTGTCGCCGCTTATAGTTTGCCTtaattttaaaggtgacatattatgcaaaaattatgcgttttcagtgtttgtgcacataaatgtgtgcatctgtggagcctgccagcccgcaaactgtgaaaaaagaccaccctgtttTTGTTAGCTGGCTAAATCCTACAGCCttgctctgaacaactggtccACATTTCTCTCCCATTCTGATGTCACAGTTCGATTCTTTTGGGGTAActccgcctgcaatctgagaatctccactgcTCTGTTGAAGGGGCATGAAATtttctacacattttgaaatcggttgaccaatcacaacaaactgGGCCAGCCGGCCAATCccagcagactggggtttatcgggatGCGGTGCTAAAACAAATCTGAACATTAGATCTTGTAAAccaagtggtcacccaaattaaaagtatgaacctgaatatgagcataatatgtcacctttaggACATTGCAAGCTTTCATTTTTGATCATAGGGTActatgaatatgaaacatgatATCTTATCCTTCCCTCAGTGTGAAGATTGTTTGTGCTGGCAGCATGGCACCTGCATGGGGCTGCTCGAGGAAAATGTTCCTGACAGATACACCTGCTACATCTGCAGAGACCCACCAGGTGACGGAAAACCAACCATCTGAATCCAGCATCTTTTGCTATCTATTTTTAACTGTATGATTCCTGTTAGGTTAAGCAACGTACTGTCAGCACACTAGTGGACAGCAAGACAGATGACTTACTATTCGCAGTGGACAGTGATTATTTTGGTGGAAAAATATGgttcaaactgatttttttgccatgaatcaaaatgtttccttgtttgtttgatgGCACTGCACAAGAACCTttgtgttattgatttttttttcatatgaaaactaaaaataatCAGCTGTAGCCTCAATTAGATCATAGTGCTTTTAGGGGTCTTGCAAATGTGTCCACAGTAAATGCGGTAATGGAAAGATGCGTAATTGCACAGTTGCTATCttagccaaagaaaaaaatgttgtgtaagTGACAGTGTGCCGACACTTTGCCATGGTGGAGTTCACTCATATTGTGAGAACCACGCATAAGAAAACACTCGGCCTCTAAAATTGAGAATTGTAGAACAAACTACTGTCAAAGGCCTCAGGTTTTTGGACAGtcacacattttgtgttgttcagGCTCTGAGCTTCAGTACATCAATTTGAAGTAAAACAGTGGAAACTACATTAAAGTGCCAAGTCTCAGCTTTAAATTGAGTTgccaattattatttttgcaacccTATAATGTTGTCACTGTTTTTAAAGGGCtgtatcacacaaacacacacacacacacacacacacatacacacacagtactctTTAACAAAGTATCcattattcaaattttaaattgaatgaagCTCGGAGCCTGGAGAACAATAAAAGCATTCATTGTCCAAATATTTATGGCCTTCACTGTTTTTGATGTTTGACTCACTGTGCACCAAGTCAAGGCTGTGCAGCATGGTGTACTGGatgagcacatactgtatttacaccCTTTGTGTCTGCGCTCTATAAGCCATTAAGTGTTGCAACCTAACTTACCGACAACCATCAGACATGGCCTAGTTCTCAAAGGATTCTCTTGGATCACCCAAAGGTGGCCTTACATATTGCCAccaagatatatatatgtgtatatatatttacttaattGCAATTTTCTTCATCACTGTCAGGTAAAAGGCAGAGTCTGCGCTACTGGTATGATCGCGAGTGGTTGAGCAACGGGCACATGTATGGCCTGTCCTTCCTGGAGGAGAACTACTCTCaccaaaatgcaaagaaaatcaccaccacccaccagCTGCTGGGAGACGTGCACCATGTCGTTGAGATCCTCAACGGACTGCAGCTCAAGATGAACGTCTTGCAGTGAGTACAGAGGCTGCATGGAAAGACTTGAGGGTGTTCTGATCACTACAGAAGTTAAATTCAAaagcagaaattatttttgtccaGTGTGATTTCTGAACTCAACTCAGTTTTTTTGTATGGCTTATTTGAGGATCTAATCCTTCTGTGTTCCCCCCTCAGGAGTAACACTCACCCCGACCTGCAGCTATGGCGGCAGCCATGGAAACAGTTGGAGAGGTCACGGACTGGCTTTGACTCATGTCGCAGCAGTGACGCCACACCGTCTCCTGTGACTCCGGATGAGGACATGAGCCGAGGAGAGATTTTAATGTCAAACGCCCTGGAGAAGCTAAGCCGAGCTGCCACGGCTGCTACCTCCTCTTCGTCCTGCTACTCCTCCCCCTTCCCATCCTTCCAGGACTCGTACATTACCAGTGAACACTGCTACCAGAAGCCGCGGGCGTACTACCCAGCAGTAGAGCAGAGGTTGGTGGTGGAGACCCGACAGGGCTCGGAGCTGGAGGACAGCATGAGGAGCACAGAGGAGCTCCTGGAGCGGGAGCAGCGATACGGAAGCCTGCTGGAGATGGACAAGCCCAAATCAACAGGCACCAATAACAAGGTTGGAGTTGATTCCTCAGCAAACAAGGATGATGACAGTGCAGCGGGAGTTCTCACTATAGAGCAGTGAAATGACCATAAACACTCacttgccttaaaaaaaaataagttggaAAGTTTCCAAAGTGTATGAA is a window from the Scophthalmus maximus strain ysfricsl-2021 chromosome 6, ASM2237912v1, whole genome shotgun sequence genome containing:
- the phf20a gene encoding PHD finger protein 20 isoform X1, producing MRGGEIQLRDLEETGGGGGTCTLKGLHDTILHPAGRRVTGEQEGSLDVGSMSKTPPNRRGITFEVGAQLEARDSLKNWYAANIEKIDYEDEKVLIHYRQWSHRYDEWFDWTSPYLRPVERVQLRRQGLNDDAPIPGFHVNDKVLASWSDCRFYPAKVISVNKDASYTVKFYDGVIQTVKGIHVKPFIKEVNRGSASGGKSRSSERNMVRRAPNRRERRPQENGGPKNKRARRSTSDQEEDSNSEDEEHEGGMVNEKNKKANIEVEAAPTIKQEEEISEQGDQSKCRDAEKGTGLTNGVKGEEDAEDRCHVNGEVKEEPLETEQRGTKPYTESPKPYTELPTQTSAKTERTSVTMTTTESNGEVETKPIIKSEGSQPTVEVPPPQPAKPVRKQGFHNPNRFSREPLYRVIKNQPPPVLSINLDHNPFKCSAPGCTKSFRKAKLLHYHMKYYHGEEQPLEEERSPTRSVQTRASEKQTTATGLDGPKRRRTISASMNSVGGAAAPRGEVKTAGRRTSAPPTVNSPGHQHRALLREKSKENQLDRNGCQQQDKDLDKSGFDIGSVKDKLKEKPKQKDFLRIKLKKKKKKKKAKSDYTGSEENIDISVLGLQSKLNFPLKNPPSHNHKPEAYPSRPGYSYTEQIHVDDEDSISDWSTDSCGWSDDDFGLDLDVTTPPLSVDSGAVDTSDQEIVRCICEVEEENDFMIQCEDCLCWQHGTCMGLLEENVPDRYTCYICRDPPGKRQSLRYWYDREWLSNGHMYGLSFLEENYSHQNAKKITTTHQLLGDVHHVVEILNGLQLKMNVLQSNTHPDLQLWRQPWKQLERSRTGFDSCRSSDATPSPVTPDEDMSRGEILMSNALEKLSRAATAATSSSSCYSSPFPSFQDSYITSEHCYQKPRAYYPAVEQRLVVETRQGSELEDSMRSTEELLEREQRYGSLLEMDKPKSTGTNNKASFGGSSWSQAEIKDEGGRGPGEAADNSQQHQQWQINLLDHIDAVQDEVSHRMDFIERELDVLESWLDYTGELEPPEPLARLPQLKHRMKRLLTQLDKVQQISLFSTT
- the phf20a gene encoding PHD finger protein 20 isoform X4; protein product: MRGGEIQLRDLEETGGGGGTCTLKGLHDTILHPAGRRVTGEQEGSLDVGSMSKTPPNRRGITFEVGAQLEARDSLKNWYAANIEKIDYEDEKVLIHYRQWSHRYDEWFDWTSPYLRPVERVQLRRQGLNDDAPIPGFHVNDKVLASWSDCRFYPAKVISVNKDASYTVKFYDGVIQTVKGIHVKPFIKEVNRGSASGGKSRSSERNMVRRAPNRRERRPQENGGPKNKRARRSTSDQEEDSNSEDEEHEGGMVNEKNKKANIEVEAAPTIKQEEEISEQGDQSKCRDAEKGTGLTNGVKGEEDAEDRCHVNGEVKEEPLETEQRGTKPYTESPKPYTELPTQTSAKTERTSVTMTTTESNGEVETKPIIKSEGSQPTVEVPPPQPAKPVRKQGFHNPNRFSREPLYRVIKNQPPPVLSINLDHNPFKCSAPGCTKSFRKAKLLHYHMKYYHGEEQPLEEERSPTRSVQTRASEKQTTATGLDGPKRRRTISASMNSVGGAAAPRGEVKTAGRRTSAPPTVNSPGHQHRALLREKSKENQLDRNGCQQQDKDLDKSGFDIGSVKDKLKEKPKQKDFLRIKLKKKKKKKKAKSDEDSISDWSTDSCGWSDDDFGLDLDVTTPPLSVDSGAVDTSDQEIVRCICEVEEENDFMIQCEDCLCWQHGTCMGLLEENVPDRYTCYICRDPPGKRQSLRYWYDREWLSNGHMYGLSFLEENYSHQNAKKITTTHQLLGDVHHVVEILNGLQLKMNVLQSNTHPDLQLWRQPWKQLERSRTGFDSCRSSDATPSPVTPDEDMSRGEILMSNALEKLSRAATAATSSSSCYSSPFPSFQDSYITSEHCYQKPRAYYPAVEQRLVVETRQGSELEDSMRSTEELLEREQRYGSLLEMDKPKSTGTNNKASFGGSSWSQAEIKDEGGRGPGEAADNSQQHQQWQINLLDHIDAVQDEVSHRMDFIERELDVLESWLDYTGELEPPEPLARLPQLKHRMKRLLTQLDKVQQISLFSTT
- the phf20a gene encoding PHD finger protein 20 isoform X2 → MRGGEIQLRDLEETGGGGGTCTLKGLHDTILHPAGRRVTGEQEGSLDVGSMSKTPPNRRGITFEVGAQLEARDSLKNWYAANIEKIDYEDEKVLIHYRQWSHRYDEWFDWTSPYLRPVERVQLRRQGLNDDAPIPGFHVNDKVLASWSDCRFYPAKVISVNKDASYTVKFYDGVIQTVKGIHVKPFIKERGSASGGKSRSSERNMVRRAPNRRERRPQENGGPKNKRARRSTSDQEEDSNSEDEEHEGGMVNEKNKKANIEVEAAPTIKQEEEISEQGDQSKCRDAEKGTGLTNGVKGEEDAEDRCHVNGEVKEEPLETEQRGTKPYTESPKPYTELPTQTSAKTERTSVTMTTTESNGEVETKPIIKSEGSQPTVEVPPPQPAKPVRKQGFHNPNRFSREPLYRVIKNQPPPVLSINLDHNPFKCSAPGCTKSFRKAKLLHYHMKYYHGEEQPLEEERSPTRSVQTRASEKQTTATGLDGPKRRRTISASMNSVGGAAAPRGEVKTAGRRTSAPPTVNSPGHQHRALLREKSKENQLDRNGCQQQDKDLDKSGFDIGSVKDKLKEKPKQKDFLRIKLKKKKKKKKAKSDYTGSEENIDISVLGLQSKLNFPLKNPPSHNHKPEAYPSRPGYSYTEQIHVDDEDSISDWSTDSCGWSDDDFGLDLDVTTPPLSVDSGAVDTSDQEIVRCICEVEEENDFMIQCEDCLCWQHGTCMGLLEENVPDRYTCYICRDPPGKRQSLRYWYDREWLSNGHMYGLSFLEENYSHQNAKKITTTHQLLGDVHHVVEILNGLQLKMNVLQSNTHPDLQLWRQPWKQLERSRTGFDSCRSSDATPSPVTPDEDMSRGEILMSNALEKLSRAATAATSSSSCYSSPFPSFQDSYITSEHCYQKPRAYYPAVEQRLVVETRQGSELEDSMRSTEELLEREQRYGSLLEMDKPKSTGTNNKASFGGSSWSQAEIKDEGGRGPGEAADNSQQHQQWQINLLDHIDAVQDEVSHRMDFIERELDVLESWLDYTGELEPPEPLARLPQLKHRMKRLLTQLDKVQQISLFSTT
- the phf20a gene encoding PHD finger protein 20 isoform X3, which translates into the protein MSKTPPNRRGITFEVGAQLEARDSLKNWYAANIEKIDYEDEKVLIHYRQWSHRYDEWFDWTSPYLRPVERVQLRRQGLNDDAPIPGFHVNDKVLASWSDCRFYPAKVISVNKDASYTVKFYDGVIQTVKGIHVKPFIKEVNRGSASGGKSRSSERNMVRRAPNRRERRPQENGGPKNKRARRSTSDQEEDSNSEDEEHEGGMVNEKNKKANIEVEAAPTIKQEEEISEQGDQSKCRDAEKGTGLTNGVKGEEDAEDRCHVNGEVKEEPLETEQRGTKPYTESPKPYTELPTQTSAKTERTSVTMTTTESNGEVETKPIIKSEGSQPTVEVPPPQPAKPVRKQGFHNPNRFSREPLYRVIKNQPPPVLSINLDHNPFKCSAPGCTKSFRKAKLLHYHMKYYHGEEQPLEEERSPTRSVQTRASEKQTTATGLDGPKRRRTISASMNSVGGAAAPRGEVKTAGRRTSAPPTVNSPGHQHRALLREKSKENQLDRNGCQQQDKDLDKSGFDIGSVKDKLKEKPKQKDFLRIKLKKKKKKKKAKSDYTGSEENIDISVLGLQSKLNFPLKNPPSHNHKPEAYPSRPGYSYTEQIHVDDEDSISDWSTDSCGWSDDDFGLDLDVTTPPLSVDSGAVDTSDQEIVRCICEVEEENDFMIQCEDCLCWQHGTCMGLLEENVPDRYTCYICRDPPGKRQSLRYWYDREWLSNGHMYGLSFLEENYSHQNAKKITTTHQLLGDVHHVVEILNGLQLKMNVLQSNTHPDLQLWRQPWKQLERSRTGFDSCRSSDATPSPVTPDEDMSRGEILMSNALEKLSRAATAATSSSSCYSSPFPSFQDSYITSEHCYQKPRAYYPAVEQRLVVETRQGSELEDSMRSTEELLEREQRYGSLLEMDKPKSTGTNNKASFGGSSWSQAEIKDEGGRGPGEAADNSQQHQQWQINLLDHIDAVQDEVSHRMDFIERELDVLESWLDYTGELEPPEPLARLPQLKHRMKRLLTQLDKVQQISLFSTT